From the Helianthus annuus cultivar XRQ/B chromosome 17, HanXRQr2.0-SUNRISE, whole genome shotgun sequence genome, the window ATCATCTCTGTCAATGATAATCGTCCGTCTTTATCTGTATCAGCCTGAAGTGAAAATAAAGAGTTAACGATAAATGAGTGCAAATTGTTTTTACCACAACAATTAACATGTCATTGCAACCCTAAGCATATAAAGGTTCCTAACCGACTTAACACAAACATCATCCTACATAGGCGCCGCCACAAAATATGTTATTAGAAGTTTagaaccacaaaaaaaaaaaaaaaaaaaaaaactatctatTTACCGCGAGTGTAAGCTGCAAGTGAAGATAACACAATCTATAAGATAACCCTATACTTTTGTCTACAAAACTAAACATGCTTACCTGTGATATAATATAATCTGCCTGCTGTTTAGCATAGTAACGCTCTGATGGATGAAGCTTTCCGATGATAGGTAGCAGTTCCACATCAGACAAGTATCTACAACAGGAAAGCTTAGCCTCGtcaaaactacgtagttttgGACATGTTCCTTATGTAATCTTACTGGAACTCCAAATTGTTAAAAAGTTAAAACTTTATATTACCCGTCACCATCTTTGTCAAGTTGGGCAAAAAAGCTTCTTGCGGGAGATTCCAATGAATCGGAAGATTCACGTGAAGAAGAATTATTAGCATCTTCATCGTAGTTCCTTACCATGTCAAAGAGTCCATGGAAGAATTCTTTGAAATTTACCCGACCATCTTTGTCGGTATCTCTTTCCCTGCACCAAATcaagaaaattaataattagaaagAGGTTAAAAAAGTGAAACTTTTATTATGTGCAGTTTTCTAGGTAAGTTGAAATTAAAGATAACACGCCACCTTACTTCCTCCTTGCACAGCCACTGAAGCAGTCTCGGATTCTTAGTGTCTGCAGGATGCTGAAAGCTACGTATAACATAAAAGCACAAATTAATAAGAACAAGATGGAAGTCTAGAAATAAGGTACAAATTCATATACTTATAAAAAAGAATATTGCTTACTCGTTGAATTCGGTTATGTTAAGAAAACCATCCCCGTCAGAGTCAGATGCGTTAAAATGCTCCTCTTTCCACCAGCCCATATCATACCCAAATGAATTACTATCTAGTGACCATATAACAAGCTGTAAGTGGAATactcaaatattaaaaaaaacatatagtTTGTATGATATAAACCTTCAACTATATGTATAGATAAAACATAAAACACCACATCCATGAATGGTTCAAGTCCCCTTTTTCGGCTTTTTTATTGTGCATTCCTTTCTTTTTGCCCTTAAGGAAGGAAGCAGCTAAATCCATACTAAAAAAACGCTCAAGTCTATCAGGCACAACTACGTCGATAATAAATCCTTTACAAACTCCTTTTGATTATAGACTTCTGTACCTAGTACTTAGTTTTTTTTACCCATAAATGTATCTACTCTGTATAATTCAAGCCTTCATGTAGATAAAAGCACTAGCAGAACCAAGTTTCTCAGAGTCCCACTAAAGCCACTCGAAGTATTTTTTGTTCCTCTAAAGTCAATCAACTTTCGTAGTCCAATCGCGTAtaccattttttttataaatgttacAAAAACATTTAAAACTAAGTGAGACAAATGAAACATACACGAGTATTGATTACTATTTAGTAAAAGTTAAACCTTAAATTACTAGATACATATAAATGCCTACAATGCAATCGGAAGAATGGTATGCAAAAGGAGAAACATTTATCATCACTTCTGTACCTAGTAGTTAATTTTTTACCCATATATGTATCTATTCCATATAGTTGAAGCCTTGATGCAAATAAATGCAGCAGTAAACAATTGGCTACATTAACGAAAGAAAACACTTCACCCAATAGTAACCACGTTTCTCAAGCGTCCCACTAAAGCCACTAATCATTTTTCCTCTAAATCACTCAACTTTCATTACatgcatagttgtcaatagcgaatagcgaacgatagcgacaagctacctatacgctacgtagcgatagcgatcAAATAGCGGTCGCTGTTTCATgtttagcgatacactagaaaaaaactAGAAACATTTTGTATGTATATTTtaccaaaaaatataaaaaagctaaaaaaaaattacaaaaatctcGCTATTTACTGCTATTTGTCGCTACCAACTATATAGCGAAACATGAGCGCTACactacgctattcgctatagcggGCGCTATgctcgctattaacaactatgattACATGTTCCAATCTTTTATACATGTTAACTTTTGTATAATTTGTTTCAATTTCATTTAGCATACGATAGGAAACTTATAGTATGACAAGTAAACGGGCCGCAACCCCCTTTTGAATAGCAAACCCGATCCTCCCGAAAACAAAACTTTGGTTCCTCGACTCCGAGAAATTGTTGTGCACGACCCTCGCAACTTTCCCATTTATGAATCTTGATTACCATTTACTAAAACCCAAACACAAAACTATACCACACACATACAAATATGAAATACCCACAacacaatcaaaacaacaacATGCAAAAGTTTCAAGCTTTACCTGAATCACGAACCCAAGTGGGAGCTTGATACTCCTTAAAAGAAACCAACCCATCACGGTTCTTATCAtgcaactccatctccttctggcTCCTATGCATCACATCCCTTTGAGCCTGCTCAACATTCCATTCAGTCAACTCATGCTCACTCACAAACCCATCAGCCGGATCCACATCAATCTTGGGAAACAACAACACCAACCTATGACTAATATTAAACTTATGTTCATCATTCAAGTAATCCTCAGCCCCAACAAAATCCTCCCATTCCGGCTGCATTTCCATTCCAGGAGCCGGTTCATGTTCCTGattaatattattgttattatgaTCGTCGGAAAAATGGGTCTTGTCCCATAACTTGTCCTGTTGTTTGCGCTCAATGTTGGCGACCAATGGGTCGAATGAGATGTGGTGATCGGATAGATTGGAGCGGAGTTTGAGACGGCGGTGGCGGCGGTGGGTGGTGGTACGGTGGCCGGAGTTGTTTGGGGAATGGGagatgaggaggaggaggaggagagcTACGGTGGTGTAGATTATGACGGAGAGTTTGCCCATTTCATGGGACGATGATGGTGTGAGAGAGGATTTTGATTGGAGATGTTAAttaatctctctctctcactgGATTTGGGATTTGGCGGTTGAGAGGGAATTGATGATGGGAAGATTGGAGAAGATGAATCAAGATTTTTCTGTTAATACAAAGGCATGTAGATCTAGTCCGATGATTTTGTGATTTCATATTATGGAAACCtaaattaaatatttatttaaactCTTTTCTTATTGTCTAAACATAACATTTAGTAGGGATGAGATTGGTACAGTACCCGTACCTatacccgtaccagtaccgaaaataccggtaccgaatttgaacaaaactagGTACCAAATACCGTACCAAATATATAGGTACGGTACGGGTATGAGTACGGGTACAGGTACGGGTATTTTCGGTACAGTACCCGCttggtaccattttgtttttatttactttttgagcATTTGTACAAGTACTAAATAGGTAAAACTGACATGAGTACCAATATAGTACaagtaccaaataggtaaaattggtacgagtaccaatacgatacgggtaccatataggtaaaatcaatacgagtacactataaataccataatatgaaataaaacataatacaaaaaaacttttaaaggtaTACATAGAATTTGGTACTAGTACCCGTTtttacccgtacccgtacccgtaccaataccgaaagtaccgaataccaaaaccaataaaactgggtaccgatacatgtaccaaatacctaaaatcggtacgggtataggtacgggtacgggtacggtacgggtacgagtacgggtatttgggaaaaaaaGCCCATCCCTAACATTTAGTAAAGACTTTATAAATTACGCAAATTggaattggccgataataatcacAAGTCAGATATTAACCAATAATAATCTGACCTGgtccattttttttgtaaaatagttcaaccgttaaaatagcttaacggagttaggtttatttccgaattacaaaccgatggtttagggcttttgatcagaacaaggatataagtcgattgatgtaaaacttacctcgaaatgctgcccccaacccacgaaaacggtgcttcagttcaggtgtttaacttccaattaacaaaattcaagcgatttcgaacacaatttcgaggtaagttttatatcaatcgactcgtattctcgttctgatcaaaaaccctaaaacatcggtttgtaattcggaaaaaaacttaactccgttaagcttattttaacggcggtctattttacaaaaaaactggacgaggtcggattattattggctaataactaacttgggattattatcggccaatttcagatgggattattattttccatttTGCCTATAAATTATTATACATTAGtaggtagggctgtaaacgaatcgaacgttcagcgaacagttcgtgaaccgttcgacgggaagttcgtttatgttcgttcgattagcttaacgaatgaacacgaacaaaaaaattcgttcggttagcttagcatACGAACAAGAACATAGGTCTTATTCGTTCGACTgggttcgtgaacgttcggtaatatgttcggttacgttcgtccgtgttcgtttgattatattaaaaaataataaatagtaaaccttttatctaaacatattgaaaacttgaaaccctatttttttctaagttagctaaaatttggacatgctaagacatttttggggataattaaGTTAGTTAAAGTTGATTCATTCTTTGGTGGTGTATTAGACttttttgatttatcatttgatggttgtatttaactacttatatccaatgtttaaggataacaatatttttatttttttattttcaagttaaatgttcgtttgcgttcttttttatttgcttgcgttcgtttgtgttcgagaccagtgttcacgaactgttcgtgaacaaccgaatttccttaacgaacgaacatggacataaacttatgttcggtatacgttcatgaacagttcgcgaacatgttaatttccttaacaaacgaacaggaacatggccttgttcgtgtttgttcggttcgtttacaaccctattaGTAGGGATTAACATTTTCTAATTCATGTATTGTTATCGGATCGAACAATATTGGTACCAGTATAAGAATTCAATTTTTTATGTTTTCGGTTTCGATAACTGTTGATCGAACGGATGATTTCCCGATTTATAATTTTAActaatttaaaatttatttatttatttatggcTAAATATAACATTTTGATTTTCAATAGTTAAGACTAAGATCGATTATTGTATAAGGTATGAGGGGTGTTAATTAGTTGGGCACACGTTGTCGATCCTGAATCTTGAAGCATTTCCTCGACCTTGATTTGGACGAAATAGTATTTTTCGTGCGGCCCCGAATCGACTTTCCCATATTGATTTGGTTTCAAGTATTTGTTTCGAGTAAATTGCAATTTTCATCCATATGGTTTGCATGAATTCACACTTTGAGTCCACCTTTAACACCTTACGTCCTTGACATTTCATATGTTAACAATATTCGTCCCTGAACCTAACGCTCGTTAGTTTTTCTGTCAACTTTTAGGTGAAATTACTGATATACCCTCCCTCCATCTTCTCTAACCATTCCCCACCATCCAAATCCCCGTCTACCATTACCAACCATCACCTCCATCAATTTGATGGCACCTACTTCTGCACACACTGAAGCTCCGTTAGCCACTCCACATGTCCTCTTACTTCTCTTGCTTCCGGTGGTTCTCCGACATTTTCTCCGTCATTTATTCCGTCCACTCTAATCAGATCGTCGACTACTTCACTGCCTAGTGCTGCTACGTTTAACTTAGTTGACGCTAGATTTGTGGCCATGGTTGTCTTTGCTGCCACTAAAACACTTGGCCCTACAACGTGCATCATTATAACGGTTTACCTAGACTAACATTTATTTAAACTCCGATTGGATCGCCAACTACTTCACCGCCTAGTGGTGCTACATTTAACGTAGTTACCTGGAATATGTTCGGTGTTCAAATTGATAGAGGTGGTGGCATTTGGTGGCGGCAGTTGGTGATTGCACATAAGGTTTGGATAGTGGGGGCTATTTGGAGAAGATTGAGggagggtatattagtaatttcaCCCAAAAACTAACAGGAAAACTAACAATCGTTAGGTCCAAGGTCACATAGTATTAACACATTAAACATCAAAGATGTAAGGTGTTAAGGGTGGACTAAGGGTGTGAATTaatgcaaaccacaaggacgaaaattGCAACCAGTTTCTCCAGAATCTCACCAAATCTTAGGGTCCGTTTGGTATGTGGGAATGAAATGGATAAATGAATGAAATAggcgaggtaatggaatggacaacgaaatgaaatggatcattctaTTCCTTTGTAATATTTGGTTACTCAAATATGAATataatgaatcattactttgtacaatttgatatactaaaaagaagaaataaatattaaaataataataataataataataatatattaatggtaaaaaataataatagattttgtgtatatattaatataagtaataataataataataataataataataataataataataataataataatatatttctttCCATTCTTTTTTGAAGGAATGAAAAAAACACCCTCTTACCAAGGAATGGAAACTGTgatatttggaaggagttacattcaTTTGGAATGCTCAattccattaccacatgataaccaaacatgtttctttttatTCCGTCAGAATATGATACATTCCATTCAACCTTttattccttcataccaaacgccACCTTAGAGTTCTTGATTCTAGAACATTTCATCATTCCTGATTGGGAGGGGATGGTGTTCTCGCATGACGTCGAACTCTCTGATCAACCTTCCTAGATCGACACCGTGTGACCTCAGGATTCCTAGAATTCAATTCAAATTTTGTTTCAAAATGAATGGTGTTGGTTTTCCAACCAAATTCAAATTTGGTTTTTGATTAATTCAACACGTATATTCGAATTTACGAAATGAGTTTGCGTCCAAACTAATTTGAATTCGGTTTTTAATTGATTCAACTTGAATACTTGAATTTGAATTATATAATGTTTATTCTTTACAAAGGTACATATATTTTTGGTTCTTTATTTTTAGGTAAATATTTTCCTCACAACTTAGTTTATTTAAATCAACCTAATTTAGCAAGCATTCGAATGACTTGAAGACCAACACTTTGAATACCCTTGTTATTTTGTTAAGTACTAGTTTTAAGCTACCCGCGTTGCGGGCCAGTGGGCATAAAACGTGCTATCAACGTTGAGGAGATAGGGATGTAAAACCATGCTAAGTAACATCGAACGAAGACCAAACCCGGGTAAAGCGTAAAAAAACACGAATTTTCAACACAAAGTGACTTACGTGACATAAAACGTAGAAGGAGTCGAATTTATAACGATGCATATTAGAAAGTGGAGGGGGGTAAAACAAACTTAAAAGACCAAATGTGACCACCAAATACAAATGAAAAAAAACCCCGAGAAGCCAAATGTGACTATCAAACACTGTGCTAAATAGCAACGAACGACGAACAAATCCAagaaaaacgtaaaacataaactaataaaaaaactaaaattattTAACCTTTGTGATACAAATTATAAAAACTAAAGTtttgttacaaaatgaaaatcaCAATgcccaaaaaaaaaagaaaagaaaagaaaaaagaagaCAAAAAATATAATATTCCTCCGTATGTTATTAAAATTAAGgcaattggaaaataataatcccaccattgtgaaattggccaataataatcccaagttaggaattagccaataataatcccacctcgtccatttttggaaaataatactACAAATGCTGACGTGGCACTTTTGTCGTTTAGTGActgtggattattattttccaaaaatggacgaggtgggattattattggctaattcctgacttgggattattattggccaatttcacaatggtgggattattattttccaatttgccaagACCACCAAatacaaatgaaaaaaaaaccccgAGGAGCCAAATGTGACTATCAAACACTGTGCTAAATAGCAACGAACGACGAACAAATCCAagaaaaacgtaaaacataaactaataaaaaaactaaaattattTAACCTTTGTGAtacaaattataaaaattaaagttttgttacaaaatgaaaatcaCAATGccccaaaaaaaaaagaaaagaaaagaaaaaagaagaCAAAAAATATAATATTCCTCCGTatgttattaaaattaaaattgagagatttaataataataataataataataataataataataataataataataataataataataataataaggagtAGGAGTTTGATAGAAAGtgtatttttcctagaaagtctaggaagcaatgagaattggacatgtggcattgagttattttaactagaagggcaattatGTAAtttacattttaattttattttaggaATATATATTCTCATTAACTGACATTGCATGATCTTGAAGGTAACTGATTATGTCTATGATTTTCGGAATTTTGGTTGTGTTTCGAATCCAAATCTCATCTAAATCTCATTCAAATCATATGTATATACAATTCTTTCTATCGTTTTCTTCTTCACCAGCAGTATTCGTATTCAATAATTTTTTCAGAGAGAATCACAAGAAATGTGGGGTAGTTATGGAATGACAATTATTTCCCtatttaaaacaagctaaatgacatatctaccactgattaattaaataatcttatttttaagaaacacatattaacaaaatgctaccaagatgatctcaaccattaaacacacccattggatagcccagatcgcttcctagactttctaggaaaaacacactttccgtaggatccccactctaaTAATAAGGATTCGGATAACAAAAtacttttaaataaaaataaaaatataattgtGAAGTTGAAGGAGAAATTGCCACGTCACATTAATTATaatcttttattaatatttagatttaAGGTTCACTTGATAAAACGTTTTATTTAATACGAATTTAATTATTTTAGTTTGATATTTTATCTTTTAACTTGATATTTTAGATATAAAAAATATAGGATAGGTCTcagtttaataaaaaaatgcTATAGATCAGTGTCTTCATAATGTAGCCTTAGTGTCTTCATAATGTAGTCTTAAATACATTGTAGgagatattttttttttgaacggccaacaaactcaatcccgagcactctcggggcacccactggacaaacagagtactccgagagtaacccgagtccaccaccaattccggggaaaacccggtaacccacccgcccgtaggcacgacagtgaaattaccggtaaaacccgtttggctca encodes:
- the LOC110935821 gene encoding reticulocalbin-2 — its product is MGKLSVIIYTTVALLLLLLISHSPNNSGHRTTTHRRHRRLKLRSNLSDHHISFDPLVANIERKQQDKLWDKTHFSDDHNNNNINQEHEPAPGMEMQPEWEDFVGAEDYLNDEHKFNISHRLVLLFPKIDVDPADGFVSEHELTEWNVEQAQRDVMHRSQKEMELHDKNRDGLVSFKEYQAPTWVRDSDSNSFGYDMGWWKEEHFNASDSDGDGFLNITEFNDFQHPADTKNPRLLQWLCKEEVRERDTDKDGRVNFKEFFHGLFDMVRNYDEDANNSSSRESSDSLESPARSFFAQLDKDGDGYLSDVELLPIIGKLHPSERYYAKQQADYIISQADTDKDGRLSLTEMIDSPYVFYSAIFNEDEDEDYEFHEEFR